One Rosa chinensis cultivar Old Blush chromosome 3, RchiOBHm-V2, whole genome shotgun sequence DNA window includes the following coding sequences:
- the LOC112191411 gene encoding uncharacterized protein LOC112191411 — MSAQGFGYWLQWQVGLCALIITGPSIIALKYVKNSKQEPLNSVDLWSTCWKSVDPIWLLFYRAFAFLCLAKMLYDFFAIFPMFTLVFYTQWTFILVTLYFGLGTIISAHGCFVARNELKGKPKSKSQQKAGFFGNLMHIMYLTSAGASMLTDIVFWCLILPFLTSMEFELTLLIGAMHAVNAGFLIVDTALNRLPFPSLGFVYFVLFGSLYITFQWTIHALGVDWWPYPFLELNTPWAPVCYFGLALVHIPCYWIYTLVVKAKGSILPKLFPRTFDRLHS, encoded by the exons ATGTCTGCTCAAGGCTTTGGCTACTGGCTTCAATGGCAAGTGGGACTTTGTGCTTTGATTATCACAGGTCCTTCTATTATAGCTCTCAAATATGTCAAGAATTCAAAGCAAGAACCTTTGAATTCTGTTGACTTGTGGAGTACATGTTGGAAATCAGTGGATCCTATTTGGCTTCTGTTCTACAGAGCTTTCGCTTTCCTTTGCTTGGCCAAAATGCTCTACGACTTTTTCGCCATATTCCCAATGTTCACACTCGTTTTCTACACCCA GTGGACTTTTATACTGGTTACTCTCTATTTTGGG CTGGGGACGATTATATCTGCTCATGGATGTTTTGTTGCAAGGAATGAACTGAAGGGCAAACCCAAGTCAAAAAGCCAACAAAAAGCAGGATTCTTTGGAAATCTAATGCATATTATGTATCTG ACAAGTGCAGGTGCTTCTATGCTTACAGATATAGTTTTTTGGTGTCTCATACTTCCATTTCTAACCAGTATGGAATTTGAATTGACCCTG TTGATAGGAGCTATGCATGCTGTAAATGCCGGTTTTCTTATTGTGGATACCGCTCTCAATAGACTT CCGTTTCCTTCGTTAGGGTTTGTATACTTTGTGCTCTTTGGCTCCCTCTACATCACTTTCCAATGGACCATTCACGCCCTTGGTGTTGACTG GTGGCCATATCCTTTTCTCGAGCTAAATACACCTTGGGCGCCTGTATG TTATTTTGGGTTGGCATTGGTTCATATTCCCTGTTATTGGATATATACCTTGGTCGTGAAGGCAAAAGGTTCAATTCTCCCCAAATTGTTTCCCCGTACATTTGACAGGTTGCATTCATAA
- the LOC112193874 gene encoding uncharacterized protein LOC112193874, with product MALVVYWYDFVCFGIVGLSLVWALWVIWRKEGASERVEDSTVYESLLVTRPDGEVFVSALPKGHVSTSQLWTSCWKGLHPGWLLAIRFVSFLVLAGFLAWDVLAWDASIFIYYTEWTFTLVMLYFGLGTIVSGYGWWLSSNKTFSANGTRRDLEENNASVNTYRKNGNSGTIKLQSHYAQEEIQLRAGFWGYLMQIAFQTCAGAVVLTDIVFWCVIVPFLSTSHLGLNMLMGCMHTLNAFFILLDTSLNSLPFPWFRLSYFVLWSCLYVIFQWVIHAFGFPWWPYPFLELDTPWATLWYFCMALMHIPCYGIFALIMKAKYSIFPKLFPHAFVRPY from the exons ATGGCACTCGTGGTTTACTGGTACGACTTCGTCTGCTTCGGCATTGTTGGCCTCTCCTTGGTTTGGGCTTTGTGGGTCATCTGGAGGAAGGAAGGAGCTTCGGAGAGAGTCGAAGACAGCACCGTGTATGAGAGCCTTCTGGTGACCCGACCCGATGGCGAGGTGTTCGTGAGTGCATTGCCCAAGGGACATGTTAGTACTTCGCAGCTCTGGACTAGTTGCTGGAAAGGGCTTCACCCTGGTTGGCTCTTGGCCATTCGGTTTGTGTCGTTTCTGGTCTTGGCCGGCTTCTTGGCTTGGGATGTTTTGGCCTGGGATGCTTCCATTTTCATTTACTACACCGA GTGGACTTTCACATTGGTTATGCTGTATTTTGGG TTGGGGACCATAGTGTCTGGTTATGGATGGTGGTTGTCCTCAAACAAAACCTTCTCTGCAAATGGGACAAGAAGAGATTTGGAAGAGAATAATGCAAGCGTTAATACTTATAGGAAAAATGGAAATAGCGGAACCATCAAATTGCAAAGCCACTATGCTCAGGAGGAGATTCAACTCAGAGCAGGATTTTGGGGATATCTCATGCAAATTGCATTCCAG ACTTGTGCAGGAGCAGTTGTGCTCACGGACATTGTCTTTTGGTGTGTCATCGTCCCATTCTTATCAACTTCTCACCTCGGCCTAAATATG TTGATGGGTTGCATGCATACTTTGAACGCGTTTTTTATTCTTCTGGACACCAGTCTTAATAGCCTT CCATTTCCTTGGTTCCGTCTTTCATATTTTGTTCTTTGGAGCTGCCTCTACGTCAtcttccaatgggtcattcatgCCTTCGGTTTCCCATG GTGGCCATATCCGTTCCTCGAGCTTGATACACCATGGGCTACGTTGTG GTATTTTTGTATGGCCTTGATGCACATCCCTTGTTATGGGATTTTTGCGCTGATTATGAAAGCCAAGTATTCAATTTTCCCCAAATTGTTTCCTCACGCTTTCGTGAGGCCATACTAG
- the LOC112194922 gene encoding short-chain dehydrogenase reductase 3b, with protein MSKPRLEGKVALITGAAGGIGEEAARLFAANGAFVVVADIQDELGLQVVASIASERVSYFHCDVTDENQVEQTVSYTMEKYGSLNILFSNAGIMGPMTGILDLDIQGFDSTMITNVRGVAATIKHAARAMVARKIRGSVICTTSVAGSLGGTAPHAYTTSKHALIGLVRSACSELGAYGIRVNCISPFGVATPLSCKAYNLEPNEVEANSCAIANLKGTVLKARHVAEAALFLASDESGYVSGHNLVVDGGFSVVDHSFSPN; from the exons atgtCTAAGCCAAG GTTGGAGGGCAAGGTGGCCCTCATCACTGGTGCAGCTGGTGGCATTGGTGAGGAAGCAGCAAGACTTTTCGCAGCGAATGGAGCTTTTGTTGTCGTAGCTGATATTCAAGACGAATTGGGTCTTCAAGTTGTGGCCTCAATAGCCTCGGAAAGAGTCTCATACTTCCACTGCGACGTCACAGACGAAAACCAAGTTGAACAAACAGTAAGTTACACAATGGAAAAATACGGCAGCCTAAATATTTTGTTCAGCAATGCAGGCATTATGGGTCCAATGACTGGCATTTTAGACCTCGACATCCAAGGTTTCGACAGCACAATGATCACAAATGTCCGCGGAGTTGCAGCGACAATCAAGCATGCCGCGCGTGCCATGGTGGCTAGAAAAATTCGCGGCTCAGTTATATGCACTACAAGCGTTGCAGGTTCACTTGGAGGTACAGCTCCACATGCTTatacaacatcaaaacatgccTTAATCGGGTTGGTGAGATCGGCTTGCAGTGAGCTTGGTGCTTATGGGATTCGAGTAAATTGCATTTCCCCATTTGGTGTTGCAACCCCTCTTTCGTGTAAGGCTTATAACTTGGAGCCAAATGAGGTCGAAGCCAACAGCTGTGCCATTGCAAACTTGAAGGGGACTGTGTTGAAGGCTAGGCATGTCGCAGAGGCAGCTCTGTTCCTTGCTTCAGATGAATCGGGTTACGTTAGCGGACACAACTTAGTTGTTGATGGAGGCTTCTCGGTGGTTGATCACAGTTTTTCACCCAACTAA